The window CATTTTCTTGAATGCCAATCACTTCGAGGAAAATGCCAATAGTGGCTGATACTGGAAAGCGATGCCTGTTTCTGCCTTGGTAGCAGCACATACCGTTTAGCGAGTGGTTCCGTGGAAAAAAGAAGTAAAAAAATCTATATATGTTTAGTTAAGTTTCCGTTGTCAACGGGTCTCTTTTTTATGTTGTTGAGATCTCGGCGCTGTAGGCCTTACTGTCACCTCAGGGATTTGGAAGCATTTTGCTtctgttgacagtgaggcaGCCAGCAACTCACATCCCCATGTCAGCAAACGAGTCGCTGTTTCATGGCAGGGACTAAACTATGGGCTCTCATTACGAGGAGTAACATTGATACGTAAAGATAATTCGATCGAGGCGGTTATTCCAGTCTCTGCTGAGCCTATATCTTTTAGTTGCCAATTTGTCTTGATAGAGACTACCTAGTTTCCTATTGTTTACTGTTTACTGCCCGGTGTATCTTGAATATATGGCTGACTGAGAATCTTACCATTTTCACCTCTAATCAAAATGAGCGACTTCTTCGAATTCGGCTCGTCCAAGAACGAGGTGAACATGTGCGAAACTTGTACTCCGAGTTTTTTGGCTGCCGTGTTGATCGAGTTCATTGGTTCAAAGTTTGGGTAGATTTTTCCTTCGGGGGTTGGCATAAGTTGGGATTTACGCCCCCGAGTTCGCAGCTCATGAGTGTCTTCGAAAGTTGCCAACACGAGACGCTTGATACCAACTGTAGCCGATGCCGCTAGCACAACTTGGGCCATTTGTTCCTCAATGGGGTTTTCGAAGCGTTCCCAGTACTTCGTCAGCAAAAATGCCTGAGAGCAGCCCTTGGCCGCCATCATGACGGTATCCTTGTTGTTCAGATCAGCCACCTTAATTTCCACGTTGCGTAGTTTCATGAGATTCTTCGTGTTGCGGGAGGTGACGATTCGTACAATCGCCACCACGTGCAAACccttttccgacaagactCGCACCATCGAAGAGCCTTCGTGCGTATTCGCATTAAAAACAATAACTTTGGGCATGTTGGGATTCTTGCTCGACTCCGCTGCCGAAAGTTCTTCTGCATTGAGTTTTCTCTGTGACGGAGGTTGGGGCAAGTGCTCCGGCCAGTGCTCGCGAAAGCGACCGCCACCGGAACTACCGCTATCCGCGACGGACGAGCCTATGTTCCACTCGGTTTGCGTGGTATTGGCGATCGtctgtttcttcttctctAACTGCATCGGAGCATTCCGATTCTTTAGGTCGTCCGTAAGGGCTTGGGCGGCAATTTCCGAGTTGAGCGCCATGCGCAGTTCCAAATTGTCCATAGTGCTGTAAATGCTTTGCAGAAGGCCGGTACGTACTGGTAGTCTGTGCAATGATACTTCGGCACACTATACTGTTACTACCTCAACAACACCAAAGTAAAGATCTCTGGCCTCTCGGTCAATGGAGGTTTTTTTGGGAATCAAAGTCTTGGTAGTTGACTGCGTGTTGTGACTTGAAAGGGATCAAATTGTATTGATTGACTATTTGCTTGAAAGTACCCTTCCCTTGCAGGGCAGGGTGATGCCCATTTCCGATAACCAAAATGACCCGCTTGATGACCTGTGCAAAGACGCCCTACCAAAAAATGAGGCCATAGGGTCATTTTGAAATTTTGGCGTCCCTCTGGCTTCTCAACCCTACATCCGGAACGCCTAGATAGAGTGATAAAGAGTACCGTCATTATCGTAGTTATCTGATGGTAAGAAAGACGACAAACTAACAGTATGAACTAAATTCTCCAACAGATGTCTTCtcgtgactgtgagcgaaTTCTATGTAAGGTTTTTGAAGTTCGACAGACTTCACACGTCTTTTTATCATTCTTGACTCTGAACTTCGATTGTGCTGTTGATAGACCAGGAAAATTGACGTTGGCTTGCAAAAAAATTCTTTTACCTATATGGCCCTATGTGGAAGGCTCTCAAAACGAGCTGCCTCTAGACAGAGGAGGGCCCGGAAGCATTGTCATGACCTTGTCCAATCAAAGAAGACGATTTAGAGACGACCCAAATCTAACCAAACGCAATGGCAGCGCGCCTTTCAAAAATTACATCATAGGAAATTTACGCAGTAATAGAGAGTATAAACTATTTGCCAAGCAAGCAACCGTGCAAATGGTAGATCACACTCGCACTTTCCCTCATCATTGTCTTGCAACAGACAAAGCCACCTTTTTTCCTAGCAATGACTGCGCATTGCTGAACCGAGGATCTTGGTCATTAATCATAATCCAAGTGCGAGCCTCGCCGACGTAAACGGAACGATTGCGGCCTTCCGCAAACTCTACGATCAAACTTCTGAACCGTTTCGAAAACCCCCAATCATCTCCACTGAGGATAACGTCGGGGAACTCAGAAACAATTCCTCGAATCGTTTCCTCGACAAAATTCAAATGCGCGTCCGTATCCGTTCTTTTTCCTCCATCCAAGTAGAAAAGATCTACCGCTGGACGTTCGTCCTTGCTTGCTTGGAACAAAGGCTGAGCAGCTTGTGGATAGAGCCCAGTCTCAAAGACTACTCGATCGTGGGCGCCAGGGGCTGCCTTTGAAATCGCAAACTGTGCCAATGCTCGGTTGAACTCTGGCTGTCCAAAGGACACCTTGTCTTCCTCAGCTACCTTTGAAAGTTTTTTATGCGTGCCGTTAGGAGCCGAAAAGGGGTCAACGGCAATCACGCGGACATTAGGGTGAACATTGAGCCAACGAGCCGTCGATTGCCCCAGCCACACCCCAACCTCCATAATGACGACAGCATCATTCTTGGCAAGTTCACGAATGATTCCATCCGTGATGTCTCGACCGCCGTGTCCAAATCCAAAGATGTCGGAGTGTTTTCTACAAAGTCTCTCGAATAGGGGAGCATCAGTAGCACTCCCTCCCCAAGGAGATACTTCTTGGGATTGACGGAAGACCTCAAATTTTTGACGCTGGGTTAGAGAGCTGTCTATTGCAAGAGCTGTTTGCGAAGGGAGATCTTCTACGATGAAATCGAGCTCTGGCAGAGACCCGGCAAAATTGTTGTCAGCCTGGAGAGTCTTGTAGGCCAAGGCCACCATAATTACTATAAGCATCAAGTATTTCGCATACGCGATTGGGGATCGCCGAAACTCAGGTGTGTGTCGTTTGATTGCTCCCATGGCTCATCGAGGTGTAACTGACTCTGGAGAAAGAGTTGCTTTGTTCAGCGAAAGGAAGATTGCGATTTTATGCCAGGGTTTCAATGAATCCTCACTTACATTAGAATAGGATCATACTTCCTTGGTTTTTCAGTCACGATGGGGAAGGTCAATAGCCGTGTCATCAAGTTCTGGAAATTTCGGGCTTTGAAGGCACATAGATAGGCAATAATGCCTATCGGACTTTCAAGTGATGATTGGCTATACCAGACTATGGCAAATATCCGATCAATGCGTATGGAAGTTTATGATTCGTGAATCGATACTGAAACTCACAGTCCGGGATCTCTCCAAGTACAAACCCGAAAGGTAAACACGACCGGTTTAAGGATACACGCCACAGTAAATACGTTTTTTAAAAACATCAAAGAGAAGCTCATATACGACGTCTCAGAGTGTCGGTTATGGTTACTATGACCTTGATTCACGCTCGAAGCCTATTGACCACATTGGAGCGATGCTATACGGAGTATGTT is drawn from Phaeodactylum tricornutum CCAP 1055/1 chromosome 25, whole genome shotgun sequence and contains these coding sequences:
- a CDS encoding predicted protein; amino-acid sequence: MDNLELRMALNSEIAAQALTDDLKNRNAPMQLEKKKQTIANTTQTEWNIGSSVADSGSSGGGRFREHWPEHLPQPPSQRKLNAEELSAAESSKNPNMPKVIVFNANTHEGSSMVRVLSEKGLHVVAIVRIVTSRNTKNLMKLRNVEIKVADLNNKDTVMMAAKGCSQAFLLTKYWERFENPIEEQMAQVVLAASATVGIKRLVLATFEDTHELRTRGRKSQLMPTPEGKIYPNFEPMNSINTAAKKLGVQVSHMFTSFLDEPNSKKSLILIRGENGKILSQPYIQDTPGSKQ
- a CDS encoding predicted protein; this translates as MGAIKRHTPEFRRSPIAYAKYLMLIVIMVALAYKTLQADNNFAGSLPELDFIVEDLPSQTALAIDSSLTQRQKFEVFRQSQEVSPWGGSATDAPLFERLCRKHSDIFGFGHGGRDITDGIIRELAKNDAVVIMEVGVWLGQSTARWLNVHPNVRVIAVDPFSAPNGTHKKLSKVAEEDKVSFGQPEFNRALAQFAISKAAPGAHDRVVFETGLYPQAAQPLFQASKDERPAVDLFYLDGGKRTDTDAHLNFVEETIRGIVSEFPDVILSGDDWGFSKRFRSLIVEFAEGRNRSVYVGEARTWIMINDQDPRFSNAQSLLGKKVALSVARQ